A part of Desulfomicrobium escambiense DSM 10707 genomic DNA contains:
- a CDS encoding ABC transporter ATP-binding protein has protein sequence MNGSSPLLEVREVSLTFKNVAALSRVTCRVDKGSITSLIGPNGAGKTSMLNCISGRYTPTKGAISMDGRELTGVPAHKRTGFGLARTFQNIALFRGLSVLDNLMVGRHSRLGYGILASILYLGRARREEDRHRQRVEEIIDFLNLSPYRHTVAGHLPYGVQKKVELGRALAAEPQLLLLDEPMAGMNLEETEDMARSILDINEEWGVTVFLVEHDMGVVMDISDHVIVLDFGRVLASGTPQAVQTNPKVVSAYLGDEDGLYKGR, from the coding sequence ATGAATGGCAGTAGCCCCCTGCTCGAAGTGCGGGAGGTCAGCCTGACCTTCAAGAACGTGGCCGCCCTGTCTCGGGTCACCTGCCGCGTGGACAAGGGCAGCATCACCTCCCTCATCGGGCCCAACGGCGCGGGCAAGACGAGCATGCTCAACTGCATCTCGGGCCGCTACACCCCGACCAAGGGCGCCATCAGCATGGACGGCCGCGAACTGACCGGCGTGCCGGCCCACAAACGCACGGGTTTCGGCCTGGCCCGCACCTTCCAGAACATCGCCCTGTTCCGCGGCCTGTCGGTCCTGGACAACCTCATGGTCGGCCGCCACTCGCGCCTCGGTTACGGCATCCTGGCCTCCATCCTCTACCTGGGCAGGGCCCGCCGCGAGGAGGACCGCCACCGGCAGCGCGTGGAGGAGATCATCGATTTCCTGAACCTCTCCCCCTACCGCCACACCGTCGCCGGGCACCTGCCCTACGGCGTGCAGAAGAAGGTCGAGCTGGGCCGCGCCCTGGCCGCCGAGCCGCAGCTCCTGCTCCTGGACGAGCCCATGGCCGGCATGAACCTGGAGGAGACCGAGGACATGGCCCGCTCCATCCTCGACATCAACGAGGAGTGGGGCGTGACCGTCTTTCTGGTCGAGCACGACATGGGAGTGGTCATGGACATCTCGGACCACGTCATCGTCCTCGACTTCGGCCGCGTCCTGGCCAGCGGCACACCCCAGGCCGTCCAGACCAACCCCAAGGTCGTCAGCGCCTACCTCGGCGACGAAGACGGCCTCTACAAGGGAAGATAG
- a CDS encoding ATP-binding protein, which yields MREIVVISGKGGTGKTSITAAFAHLAESKVICDLDVDAPDLHLLLDPAVVREEAFISGHEAVIDPEKCVGCGLCASMCRYDAIDPDGDVYRIAPLRCEGCKVCVAFCPEQAIDFPDRHCGQRFLSDTRFGPMVHAQLFPGQENSGLLVSRLKKEARVLAEERGLDLILCDGAPGIGCPVIASLSQTDLAVVVTEPTPSGVHDLERVAGLCDHFRTKVAVIINKHDLNPEHAGRIDALCSEKGYSLLARLPHDTAVTEAMVRRQAVTEGPDSEIARNIREAWLKITDLLHS from the coding sequence ATGCGTGAGATAGTCGTCATCAGCGGCAAGGGCGGCACGGGCAAGACCTCCATCACTGCGGCCTTCGCCCACCTGGCCGAAAGCAAGGTCATCTGCGACCTGGATGTGGACGCGCCCGACCTGCATCTGCTCCTCGACCCGGCGGTGGTCCGGGAAGAGGCCTTCATCTCGGGGCACGAAGCGGTCATCGACCCGGAAAAGTGCGTGGGTTGCGGCCTGTGCGCTTCCATGTGCCGGTACGACGCCATCGACCCCGATGGGGACGTCTACCGCATCGCGCCCCTGCGTTGCGAGGGCTGCAAGGTCTGCGTGGCCTTCTGTCCCGAGCAGGCCATCGATTTCCCCGACAGGCACTGCGGACAGCGCTTCCTGAGCGACACCCGCTTCGGGCCCATGGTCCACGCCCAGCTCTTTCCCGGACAGGAGAACTCCGGCCTTCTGGTTTCGCGCCTGAAAAAGGAGGCGCGCGTTCTGGCCGAAGAGCGCGGCCTGGACCTCATCCTCTGCGACGGCGCTCCGGGCATCGGCTGCCCGGTCATCGCCTCCCTGTCCCAGACGGACCTGGCCGTGGTGGTCACGGAGCCCACCCCATCCGGCGTGCACGACCTGGAGCGTGTGGCCGGGCTGTGCGACCATTTCCGCACCAAGGTCGCCGTCATCATCAACAAACACGACCTCAATCCCGAGCATGCGGGTAGGATTGATGCATTGTGCTCGGAAAAGGGATACAGCCTGTTGGCTCGTCTGCCCCACGACACGGCGGTCACCGAGGCCATGGTGCGTCGCCAGGCCGTGACCGAGGGGCCCGACAGCGAGATCGCCCGGAACATCCGGGAGGCGTGGCTCAAAATCACGGATCTTTTGCACTCGTAA
- a CDS encoding response regulator: protein MNKMKLLIVDDEKDLCRILADRLNILYGISPDVAHTGDEALEMVRKGNYDVVVLDIEMPGIDGIETLKRIKEINAKIQVVLFTGHGSEETRRMGEVLGAFSYVDKIDGLPKLAPMIEGAFRLRKVLEDTYADAAMNEYN from the coding sequence ATGAACAAGATGAAGCTGCTGATCGTGGACGACGAGAAGGATCTGTGCCGGATCCTCGCCGACCGTCTGAATATCCTGTACGGCATTTCCCCGGACGTGGCCCACACCGGCGACGAAGCCCTGGAAATGGTCCGCAAGGGTAATTACGACGTCGTGGTCCTGGACATCGAGATGCCCGGCATCGACGGCATCGAGACCCTGAAGCGTATCAAGGAGATCAACGCCAAGATCCAGGTCGTGCTCTTCACCGGCCACGGCAGCGAGGAGACCCGCCGCATGGGCGAAGTCCTGGGAGCCTTCAGCTACGTCGACAAGATCGACGGCCTGCCCAAGCTGGCCCCCATGATCGAAGGCGCCTTCCGTCTGCGCAAGGTCCTCGAGGACACCTACGCCGACGCGGCCATGAACGAGTACAACTGA
- a CDS encoding sensor histidine kinase, translating into MVHVLVVDDERDFADLLSERLRARGMDVHTAYGGEQALEMARALHPEVVVLDITMPGMSGLETLGALKAERPGPEVILLTADSTLNTAVAGMKGGARDYLTKPADIDTLVAAIGDAEGRHMEALSRQRMTETAKLAAMGELATGVAHEINNPLQVMINEAGWIEEILREPDLTEANRADLRSSLELIRHQAGRCKAITSKLLTLRCALDAKGATTKLPLLARRLLAERRKRIEALGVEIVQEWTPALSAVDIPESEWGQVLANVIDNALDAMENTNAADAPGAAAPVLTLRGVCADARMEVTVRDTGCGIEEHLLTRIFEPFFSTKEVGKGIGLGLAICHGIIEAMGGGINVHSSPGHGSTFTIRVPMAVHAHNENNGPGSPASAKEEKI; encoded by the coding sequence ATGGTCCATGTACTGGTGGTCGACGACGAACGCGATTTCGCGGATCTGCTGTCCGAAAGGCTGCGTGCCAGGGGCATGGACGTGCACACGGCCTACGGCGGAGAGCAGGCCCTTGAGATGGCGCGCGCGCTGCACCCCGAAGTCGTGGTCCTCGACATCACCATGCCGGGCATGAGCGGCCTGGAGACCCTCGGCGCCCTCAAGGCCGAAAGGCCGGGCCCGGAAGTCATCCTGCTCACGGCCGACTCGACCCTGAACACGGCCGTGGCCGGCATGAAGGGAGGAGCCAGGGACTACCTGACCAAGCCCGCCGACATCGACACGCTGGTCGCGGCCATCGGCGATGCGGAGGGGCGGCACATGGAGGCCCTCTCCAGGCAGCGCATGACCGAAACGGCCAAGCTGGCCGCGATGGGCGAACTGGCCACAGGGGTGGCCCACGAGATCAACAACCCCCTGCAGGTCATGATCAACGAGGCGGGCTGGATCGAGGAGATCCTGCGCGAACCGGACTTGACCGAGGCCAACCGTGCGGACCTCCGGTCATCCCTCGAACTGATCCGGCACCAGGCCGGGCGCTGCAAGGCCATCACCTCGAAACTGCTGACGCTGCGCTGCGCCCTTGACGCCAAGGGCGCAACCACGAAGCTGCCGCTCCTGGCCCGGAGGCTGCTGGCCGAGCGCCGCAAGCGGATCGAAGCCCTGGGGGTGGAGATCGTCCAGGAATGGACCCCGGCCCTGAGCGCCGTGGACATACCGGAGTCGGAATGGGGCCAGGTCCTGGCTAACGTCATCGACAACGCCCTGGACGCCATGGAGAACACGAACGCCGCGGACGCCCCGGGCGCTGCCGCACCCGTCCTGACCCTGCGGGGCGTTTGCGCCGACGCCCGGATGGAGGTCACGGTCCGGGACACGGGCTGCGGCATCGAGGAGCATCTGCTGACGCGAATTTTCGAACCCTTTTTCTCCACCAAGGAGGTGGGCAAGGGAATTGGATTGGGGCTGGCAATCTGCCATGGCATCATCGAGGCCATGGGAGGGGGCATCAACGTGCACAGTTCCCCTGGGCACGGGTCGACCTTCACCATACGGGTGCCCATGGCCGTGCATGCGCACAACGAAAACAACGGGCCGGGAAGTCCGGCATCTGCCAAGGAGGAGAAAATATGA
- a CDS encoding DUF134 domain-containing protein: MGRRRKCRFVADVPEVTVFKPVGIPMSQLYGVVLGLDGFEALRLVDGEGLSQEEAAARMQVSRPTLCRILGEARGQVARALSRGWAIRIEVDVEHAVTNGKEQDISEPQCARSQVCGGGRAQGGRSCRDREDKVEQDVARAAEVAARAVADAVRAVQDRAAQDGAAVAADSGRVPGREA; encoded by the coding sequence GTGGGACGCAGGAGAAAGTGCAGGTTCGTGGCCGACGTGCCCGAAGTCACGGTGTTCAAGCCCGTGGGGATTCCCATGTCGCAGCTGTACGGCGTGGTGCTCGGCCTGGACGGTTTCGAGGCCTTGCGCCTGGTGGACGGGGAAGGCCTGAGCCAGGAGGAGGCGGCCGCCCGCATGCAGGTTTCCCGCCCCACGCTGTGCCGCATCCTGGGCGAGGCCCGGGGGCAGGTGGCCAGGGCGCTGTCGCGCGGCTGGGCCATCCGCATCGAGGTCGACGTGGAGCACGCCGTGACCAATGGAAAGGAACAGGACATTTCGGAGCCGCAGTGCGCGCGGTCGCAGGTCTGCGGCGGCGGCCGGGCTCAAGGAGGACGATCATGCCGGGACAGAGAGGACAAGGTGGAGCAGGACGTGGCCAGGGCGGCGGAGGTCGCGGCCAGGGCGGTTGCGGACGCGGTCAGGGCGGTGCAGGACAGGGCGGCGCAGGACGGGGCGGCGGTTGCCGCGGACAGCGGCCGGGTGCCGGGGCGGGAGGCGTAG
- a CDS encoding CBS domain-containing protein, with amino-acid sequence MFVGLKMLNNFISMPPDALAEDAQRVMDEQQLWMLFVVRDGKLAGYVRPEDINAAMPSLMTGLDKHEINYLLSKLTVGRIMRKDMVTVTPETEIEAAAMLMHAKNLAGLAVVNADGDLIGYINRTIMLEVLAEEMGYGQGGSRIVFEVVDRPGVLKEVAGIIDSLGYSIISTGTFTHADRRMVVIRVDTPNPSSIAAALQKAGYDVVGPEDFKHEWQ; translated from the coding sequence ATGTTTGTCGGGCTCAAGATGCTCAACAATTTCATCAGCATGCCCCCCGACGCCCTGGCCGAGGACGCCCAGCGGGTCATGGACGAGCAGCAACTCTGGATGCTGTTCGTGGTCAGGGACGGGAAGCTTGCCGGGTACGTGCGCCCCGAGGACATCAACGCGGCCATGCCCTCCCTCATGACCGGGCTGGACAAGCACGAAATCAACTACCTGCTGTCCAAGCTGACCGTGGGCCGCATCATGCGCAAGGACATGGTCACCGTCACGCCCGAGACCGAGATCGAGGCCGCGGCCATGCTCATGCACGCCAAGAACCTGGCCGGACTGGCCGTGGTCAACGCCGACGGCGACCTCATCGGCTACATCAACCGCACCATCATGCTGGAGGTGCTGGCCGAGGAGATGGGGTACGGCCAGGGCGGCTCGCGCATCGTCTTCGAGGTCGTGGACCGGCCCGGCGTGCTGAAGGAGGTGGCGGGCATCATCGACTCCCTCGGCTACTCCATCATCTCCACCGGCACCTTCACCCACGCCGACCGCCGCATGGTCGTCATCCGCGTGGACACGCCCAACCCCTCGTCCATCGCGGCGGCGCTGCAGAAGGCCGGGTACGACGTGGTCGGCCCCGAGGATTTCAAGCATGAATGGCAGTAG
- a CDS encoding response regulator produces MDALNILLIDDEEAFVTTLQERLEMRGFAARVALDGQSGLDLIAQDPPDVVVLDLRMPGMSGLETLRRIRGAWPGLPVIMLSGHGSDQDFEACLNLGAARYHKKPLDIEDLLESIRTVTQGHAPGR; encoded by the coding sequence ATGGACGCCCTGAACATTCTGCTCATCGACGACGAAGAGGCCTTCGTGACCACGCTCCAGGAACGCCTGGAAATGCGGGGCTTTGCGGCCAGGGTCGCCCTGGACGGCCAGAGCGGTCTGGACCTCATCGCCCAGGATCCACCCGACGTGGTCGTGCTGGACCTGCGCATGCCGGGCATGAGCGGCCTGGAGACCCTGCGGCGCATCCGTGGCGCATGGCCGGGACTGCCCGTGATCATGCTCAGCGGACACGGCTCGGACCAGGATTTCGAGGCCTGCCTGAATCTCGGCGCGGCCCGCTATCACAAAAAACCCCTGGACATCGAGGATCTGCTCGAAAGCATCCGCACGGTGACCCAGGGACACGCGCCCGGCAGGTAG
- a CDS encoding AMP-binding protein has translation MSAPYETTLPKLLLDNSRNRPGRTALREKSYGIWQPFSYRQYLDITAEFAAGLKALGLGRGDVVVIIGDNRPEWLWAQLAIQGMGGVSLGLYQDSPGEEIGYVFELSKARLVVAEDQEQVDKILSIRGALPLLEHIVYHDPKGLVGYGAPGLKSFDDVRALGRERAAEFESWIETVSPDDTALIATTSGSTGRPKLAMLSHRNLLSMAWNLGLSDPKRETDEFVSFLPLAWMGEQMMAVSSALLFGFCVNFPEEPDTVQENIREIGPHLIFSPPRVWENMAAKVRVRIMETTRFKRFLFNLCMPVGLKYAGTVLRGEMPSMGLRLANRLADWGLFRALRDRLGFTRVRSASTGGAPLGPDTFTFFHALGVNLKQIYGQTEIAGISCIHRDGAVSFDTVGEPIAGTEIRISDEGEILSRSPAVFQGYLGNDAATAETVTDDWLHSGDAGYFKDNGQLVIIDRLSDVMTTAAGVRFSPQFIENKIKFSTYVQEAVVMGHGRDFIAAVVCLDGDIAGRWAEAKGLTYTTYQDLASRPELYDLIEAEIRGINQALQPGTEVRRFALLFKELDADDGELTRTRKIRRKVIGERYAELIAALYDGTDATDLCIAITYQDGSRREMTGSICIRDVGRA, from the coding sequence ATGAGCGCGCCGTACGAAACCACCCTCCCCAAACTCCTCCTGGACAACAGCCGCAACCGCCCCGGCCGCACGGCCCTGCGCGAGAAGAGCTACGGCATCTGGCAGCCCTTTTCCTACAGGCAGTACCTGGACATCACGGCCGAGTTCGCAGCGGGCCTGAAGGCCCTGGGCCTGGGCCGCGGCGACGTCGTCGTCATCATCGGCGACAACCGCCCCGAGTGGCTGTGGGCCCAGCTGGCCATCCAGGGCATGGGCGGCGTGTCTCTGGGCCTCTACCAGGACTCGCCCGGCGAGGAGATCGGCTACGTCTTCGAACTGTCAAAGGCGCGCCTGGTCGTGGCCGAGGACCAGGAGCAGGTCGACAAGATCCTGTCCATCCGGGGCGCCCTGCCGCTCCTTGAACACATCGTCTACCACGACCCCAAGGGCCTCGTGGGCTACGGCGCGCCGGGCCTCAAGAGCTTCGACGACGTGCGCGCCCTGGGCCGCGAGCGGGCGGCCGAGTTCGAAAGCTGGATCGAAACCGTCTCGCCCGACGACACGGCCCTCATCGCCACCACATCGGGCTCCACGGGCCGGCCCAAGCTGGCCATGCTCTCGCACCGGAACCTCCTGTCCATGGCCTGGAACCTGGGCCTGTCGGATCCCAAGCGCGAGACGGACGAGTTCGTGTCCTTCCTGCCCCTGGCCTGGATGGGCGAGCAGATGATGGCCGTGTCCTCGGCCCTGCTGTTCGGCTTCTGCGTCAACTTCCCCGAGGAGCCCGACACCGTGCAGGAGAACATCCGCGAGATCGGGCCGCACCTCATCTTCTCGCCGCCGCGCGTGTGGGAAAACATGGCCGCCAAGGTGCGGGTGCGCATCATGGAGACCACGCGCTTCAAGCGCTTCCTCTTCAATCTGTGCATGCCCGTGGGCCTGAAATACGCCGGGACCGTGCTGCGCGGCGAGATGCCGTCCATGGGCCTGCGGCTGGCAAACAGGCTGGCCGACTGGGGCCTGTTTCGCGCCCTGCGCGACCGCCTGGGCTTCACGCGCGTGCGCTCGGCCTCCACGGGCGGCGCCCCCCTGGGCCCCGACACCTTCACCTTCTTCCACGCACTCGGCGTCAACCTGAAGCAGATCTACGGCCAGACCGAGATCGCCGGCATCTCCTGCATCCACCGCGACGGTGCCGTCAGCTTCGACACCGTGGGCGAGCCCATCGCCGGGACCGAGATCCGCATCTCGGACGAGGGCGAGATCCTGTCCAGAAGCCCCGCCGTGTTCCAGGGCTACCTGGGCAACGACGCGGCCACGGCCGAGACGGTCACCGACGATTGGCTGCATTCGGGCGACGCTGGGTATTTCAAGGACAACGGCCAACTGGTCATCATCGACCGCCTGTCCGACGTCATGACCACGGCCGCGGGCGTGCGCTTCTCGCCGCAGTTCATCGAGAACAAGATCAAGTTCTCGACCTACGTGCAGGAGGCCGTGGTCATGGGCCACGGACGGGACTTCATCGCGGCCGTCGTCTGCCTGGACGGCGACATCGCCGGCCGCTGGGCCGAGGCCAAAGGCCTGACCTACACCACCTACCAGGACCTGGCCTCCAGGCCCGAGCTCTACGACCTCATCGAGGCCGAAATCCGGGGCATCAACCAGGCCCTGCAGCCCGGCACCGAGGTGCGCCGCTTCGCCCTGCTCTTCAAGGAACTCGACGCCGACGACGGCGAACTGACCCGCACCCGCAAGATACGGCGCAAGGTCATCGGCGAGCGCTACGCCGAACTCATCGCGGCGCTGTACGACGGCACGGACGCCACGGACCTGTGCATCGCCATCACCTACCAGGACGGCTCCCGCCGCGAGATGACGGGCAGCATCTGCATCCGCGACGTCGGACGCGCGTGA
- a CDS encoding DUF134 domain-containing protein — MPRPRKCRRIEGCPKACFFKPQGIPLTELAEVYMTMDGFESLRLADYQGLTMEEGAARMHVSRHTFGRILGDARRAVARALVDGLALHIAHDAQTPCMHQYPDRLAARSKELCMTKIAITSEGPKMTDRVDPRFGRAGGFVVVDVETMASTYVDNGSSQSMSHGAGIQAAENIINAGASVLLTGSVGPKAFSALKAGGVKIGHNMGGMTVAEAVEAFKSGKVEYTDSPNR, encoded by the coding sequence GTGCCACGACCCAGGAAATGTCGCCGCATCGAAGGATGCCCCAAAGCGTGTTTTTTCAAACCCCAGGGGATTCCCCTGACGGAGCTGGCCGAGGTCTACATGACCATGGACGGTTTCGAGTCCCTTCGTCTGGCCGACTACCAAGGCCTGACCATGGAGGAGGGCGCCGCCAGGATGCATGTCTCCAGGCACACGTTCGGGCGCATTCTGGGCGATGCCCGCCGGGCCGTGGCCCGGGCTCTCGTGGACGGACTGGCTCTGCACATCGCCCATGATGCCCAGACGCCGTGTATGCACCAGTATCCGGACCGTCTTGCGGCCCGCAGCAAGGAGCTTTGTATGACCAAGATCGCCATCACCAGTGAAGGCCCGAAGATGACGGACCGCGTGGACCCTCGTTTCGGCCGGGCCGGGGGATTCGTGGTCGTGGACGTCGAGACCATGGCCTCGACCTACGTCGATAACGGCAGTTCCCAGTCCATGTCCCACGGGGCCGGAATCCAGGCCGCCGAGAACATCATCAACGCCGGCGCCTCGGTGCTGCTGACGGGCAGCGTCGGCCCCAAGGCCTTTTCGGCCCTCAAGGCCGGCGGGGTGAAGATCGGACACAACATGGGCGGCATGACCGTGGCCGAGGCCGTGGAGGCGTTCAAGTCGGGCAAGGTCGAATACACCGATTCCCCAAACAGATAG
- a CDS encoding response regulator, protein MDINEWNILLVDDEVEFVTTLAERLDLRGIAARVAHDGESALKAVADAEPHVMVLDVMMPGMKGIEVLQRVREQHPAVQVVMLTGQGKTRDGIEGMRHGAFAYLTKPLDIEELIRTLSEAVAAGQGTHHA, encoded by the coding sequence ATGGATATAAACGAATGGAACATCCTGCTGGTCGATGACGAGGTCGAATTCGTCACCACCCTGGCCGAACGGCTCGACCTCCGGGGCATCGCGGCCCGCGTGGCCCACGACGGGGAATCGGCGCTGAAGGCCGTGGCCGACGCCGAGCCCCACGTCATGGTTCTCGACGTCATGATGCCAGGCATGAAGGGCATCGAGGTCCTGCAGCGCGTCAGGGAGCAGCACCCGGCCGTGCAGGTCGTCATGCTGACGGGCCAGGGCAAGACCCGCGACGGCATCGAGGGCATGCGCCACGGCGCCTTCGCCTACCTGACCAAGCCCCTCGACATCGAGGAGCTCATCCGCACCCTCTCGGAAGCGGTCGCCGCCGGCCAAGGAACGCACCATGCCTGA
- a CDS encoding NifB/NifX family molybdenum-iron cluster-binding protein: protein MEKFRIAVPSAAPGGLEAEVGAHFGHCDVYTIVDVENGNVAQVGILPNVPHEQGGCMAPVQHLASNGVNLLIAGGMGMRPLMGFNQVGIDVFYGAGAPNVGTAVDALLKGALVRFTQEYTCGGGH, encoded by the coding sequence ATGGAAAAGTTCAGAATTGCGGTCCCCTCGGCAGCGCCCGGCGGGCTTGAAGCGGAAGTCGGCGCCCATTTCGGGCACTGCGACGTTTACACCATCGTCGATGTGGAGAACGGCAACGTGGCCCAGGTCGGCATCCTGCCCAACGTGCCTCACGAGCAGGGCGGCTGCATGGCTCCGGTCCAGCACCTGGCCAGCAACGGCGTGAACCTGCTCATCGCCGGCGGCATGGGCATGCGCCCGCTCATGGGCTTCAACCAGGTGGGCATCGACGTCTTCTACGGCGCCGGCGCACCCAATGTCGGCACGGCCGTCGACGCCTTGCTCAAGGGCGCTTTGGTCCGCTTCACCCAGGAATACACCTGCGGCGGCGGGCACTAG
- a CDS encoding 4Fe-4S binding protein — MIVSVASGKGGTGKTTVTASLAVTWPNPLMAVDLDVEEPNLHLFLKPEATGSEVVTLEVPDVDESKCTFCRKCAELCQFKAIAVMGKAIMTFPEMCHGCGGCMAICPEGAIGVATRELGVMEFGVSRGRIPCTTGRLRVGEAMSPPLMRVVRSHMRAEARAKGLDVLVDAPPGVSCPAMSAVADSDVIVLVTEPTPFGFHDFKLACEAFAPYGKPMAVVINRAGLGDDRVYGFCAARNLPIVAEIPYRRDIAEHYSKGLVLAEMDQGLGQLFSGLAAKLMAMGKEADHA, encoded by the coding sequence ATGATCGTATCGGTTGCCAGCGGCAAGGGCGGCACGGGCAAGACAACGGTTACGGCCTCGTTGGCCGTGACCTGGCCCAATCCTCTCATGGCCGTGGATCTGGATGTGGAAGAGCCCAACCTGCACCTGTTTCTGAAGCCCGAGGCCACGGGGTCGGAGGTCGTGACCCTCGAGGTCCCCGACGTGGACGAGTCCAAGTGCACGTTCTGCCGCAAGTGCGCCGAGCTGTGCCAGTTCAAGGCCATCGCCGTCATGGGCAAGGCCATCATGACCTTCCCCGAGATGTGCCACGGCTGCGGCGGGTGCATGGCCATCTGCCCCGAAGGGGCCATCGGCGTGGCCACGCGCGAGCTCGGCGTCATGGAGTTCGGCGTCTCGCGCGGGCGGATTCCCTGCACGACCGGACGGCTGCGCGTGGGAGAGGCCATGAGCCCGCCACTCATGCGCGTCGTGCGCTCGCACATGCGCGCCGAGGCCCGTGCCAAGGGGCTGGACGTGCTCGTCGACGCCCCTCCCGGCGTGAGCTGCCCGGCCATGAGCGCCGTGGCCGACAGCGACGTCATCGTGCTCGTGACCGAGCCCACGCCCTTCGGCTTCCATGATTTCAAGCTCGCCTGCGAGGCTTTCGCGCCCTACGGCAAGCCCATGGCCGTGGTCATCAACCGCGCCGGGCTGGGCGACGACCGCGTCTACGGATTCTGTGCGGCGCGCAACCTGCCCATCGTGGCCGAGATTCCCTATCGCCGCGACATCGCCGAGCACTATTCCAAAGGGCTGGTGCTGGCCGAGATGGACCAGGGCCTTGGCCAGCTGTTCTCCGGCCTGGCCGCGAAACTGATGGCCATGGGCAAGGAGGCCGATCATGCGTGA